A stretch of the Vigna radiata var. radiata cultivar VC1973A chromosome 9, Vradiata_ver6, whole genome shotgun sequence genome encodes the following:
- the LOC106773464 gene encoding probable leucine-rich repeat receptor-like protein kinase At1g35710: MENSYSSLPLLDLVSVIFFYALFVQGVIADIIAASNSSSTNEEQKAFYQSGWGAQNISEYCKWNGIVCNEAQSVTEISTKNNFYIPSTQAHIQRFNVAAFPDLISLELSGSGLKGNIPLEISSLKKLVHLDLSSNCLQGELPSSLSSLNQLQTLNISNNFLTGEIPSTLQHLIHLKVLDLSHNKISGVIPKGISALTELTSVQLSWNQINGSLPSGIGKILRLQSLDISNNHLKGPIPDDVLKHCQYVQLRNNSLNGSIPSPVGNISYLDLSYNDLTGNIPEALHSVSHLNLSYNSFNASDHSFCGFPKDSLIGNKDMKDSCSFDVDVSDADISLVMILVFSIFNGMIFSMVLVCWGIHVFCPLHNEFENGQRRKNGDMLSIWNYDGKIAFEDIIKATEDFDIKYCIGTGAYGSVYKAQLPSGRIVALKKLHKAESENPSSYKSFCNETKILTEIRHRNIIKLYGFCLHNKCMFLVYEYMERGSLFCNLSYDVEAQELNWSKRINVVKGIAYGLAHMHHDCTPPIVHRDISSNNILLNSELQAFISDFGTARLLDLHSSNQTLPAGTYGYVAPELAYTLSVTTKCDVYSFGVVVLEAMMGRHPAELISCLSEPSIQKKKLKDILDSRIPLPYFRKDMQDIVLVVTLALACLSPHPKSRPSMQEIANELLASKPPLLWHFDSISIHQLTKQKCTLVKNVEKNVTLKISSRHCCHPTSPAIWHSSVTLFLMFMSVPPQSLYSRVVARARDAMICGVPSLCISLNWEKNAFKLSSSTSFPLDYPIRGEKDDISIHNL, translated from the exons ATGGAAAACTCATATAGCAGTTTACCATTACTGGATCTTGTATCTGTTATCTTCTTTTATGCATTGTTCGTACAAGGTGTCATTGCTGACATTATAGCAGCTTCCAATTCCTCATCCACAAATGAGGAACAAAAAGCTTTTTATCAGAGTGGATGGGGAGCTCAAAATATCTCAGAATACTGTAAATGGAATGGTATTGTGTGCAATGAAGCTCAAAGTGTTACAGAGATTTCAACTaagaacaatttttatattcCTTCAACACAAGCTCATATTCAGCGTTTCAATGTGGCTGCATTCCCTGATTTAATCAGTCTAGAGCTTAGTGGATCAGGACTCAAAGGAAATATTCCTTTAGAAATTAGCTCTCTTAAAAAGCTTGTCCATCTTGATCTGTCTTCTAACTGTCTTCAAGGTGAGTTGCCTAGTTCTCTTTCAAGTCTCAATCAACTTCAGACACTAAATATTTCTAACAATTTTCTTACTGGTGAGATCCCTTCTACTTTACAGCACTTGATCCATCTCAAAGTTTTGGATCTTTCTCATAATAAGATTTCTGGTGTTATACCAAAGGGGATATCTGCACTGACAGAACTAACAAGTGTTCAACTATCTTGGAATCAAATAAATGGTTCCCTTCCATCTGGGATTGGGAAAATCCTAAGACTTCAAAGTTTAGATATTTCCAACAATCATCTTAAGGGACCTATCCCAGATGATGTTTTGAAGCATTGTCAGTATGTGCAGTTAAGGAATAACTCTTTAAATGGGAGCATTCCTTCTCCAGTAGGAAATATTTCATATCTAGATCTTAGTTATAATGACCTCACAGGCAACATACCTGAGGCCCTTCATTCTGTTTCTCACCTTAATTTGTCATACAATTCCTTTAATGCTTCAGATCACAGTTTTTGTGGTTTTCCAAAAGACTCTTTAATTGGTAACAAGGATATGAAAGATTCTTGCTCTTTTGATGTTGATGTTTCTGATGCTGATATTTCTCTTGTAATGATACTTGTCTTCTCTATCTTCAATGGCATGATTTTCTCAATGGTCCTTGTCTGTTGGGGAATTCATGTTTTCTGCCCCCTCCATAATGAGTTTGAAAATGggcaaagaagaaagaatggagACATGCTTTCAATTTGGAACTATGATGGTAAGATTGCATTTGAAGACATAATTAAGGCCACAGAAGACTTTGATATAAAGTATTGCATAGGAACGGGTGCTTATGGGAGTGTGTACAAAGCACAACTTCCCAGTGGCAGAATTGTTGCACTGAAAAAACTTCACAAAGCAGAATCTGAAAATCCATCCTCTTACAAGAGCTTTTGCAATGAGACCAAGATCTTGACAGAAATTCGCCATCGTAACATTATCAAGCTTTATGGCTTTTGTTTGCATAACAAGTGTATGTTTTTAGTGTATGAGTATATGGAAAGAGGAAGCTTATTTTGCAATTTGTCTTATGATGTTGAAGCTCAAGAGCTGAATTGGAGCAAGAGGATAAATGTTGTAAAAGGAATAGCCTATGGCTTGGCTCACATGCACCATGATTGTACCCCACCCATTGTTCATAGAGACATAAGCAGTAACAACATTTTGTTAAACTCAGAGTTGCAGGCTTTCATCTCAGACTTTGGCACTGCAAGACTTCTTGATTTGCATTCATCAAATCAGACTCTTCCTGCTGGTACTTATGGATATGTTGCTCCAG AATTGGCTTACACCTTGAGTGTGACCACCAAATGTGATGTTTATAGCTTTGGAGTGGTGGTTTTGGAAGCAATGATGGGTAGACATCCAGCTGAATTGATTTCTTGTTTATCAGAACCATCCATTCAGAAGAAGAAGCTGAAAGATATATTGGATTCACGTATTCCACTACcatattttagaaaagataTGCAAGATATTGTGCTTGTTGTAACATTGGCATTAGCATGTTTGAGTCCCCACCCAAAATCCAGACCATCAATGCAGGAAATAGCTAATGAGCTTTTAGCTTCCAAGCCACCATTGCTTTGGCATTTTGATAGCATTTCCATCCACCAACTCACGAAgcaaaaa tgcacaCTAGTGAAAAATGTGGAAAAAAACGTGACGCTCAAGATCTCCAGTCGCCACTGCTGTCATCCAACCAGTCCTGCTATTTGGCACTCCTCCGTGACGCTCTTCTTGATGTTCATGTCTGTGCCCCCACAATC GTTGTACTCTAGGGTTGTTGCTAGAGCTAGAGATGCTATGATTTGTGGTGTGCCTTCTCTTTGTATATCATTGAATTG GGAAAAGAAT GCATTCAAGCTTTCCTCATCAACATCATTTCCATTGGACTATCCGATTAGAGGGGAAAAAGATGACATAAGCATCCACAACTTATAA